From Halapricum desulfuricans, a single genomic window includes:
- the serA gene encoding phosphoglycerate dehydrogenase, which produces MNVVVTDAVDDAGLARLRQAGHDVELATDADREELLEAVADAHALIVRSGTTVDEELLDAAPELVIVGRAGIGIDNIDVEAATDRGVVVANAPDSNVRATAEHAVALSFAAARKIPQGHMQLKDGYWAKGDILGSEFNGKTLGVVGLGRIGQEVAKRLGNLEMDLVAYDPYLSEERARQLGVELVEDIETCFQKADFVTLHTPKTAETDNFVDEELLAELEDGYLINCARGGLVDEQALAEAVEDEILYGAAVDVFDEEPVDPDNPLLAAENVIVTPHIAANTESAKQNVSISIADQIIAAFDDEIVTNAVNAPSSGEDIYPTIRPYVRIAETAGKIAMQLLGGHIESVEITYAGEIAEETVDVVTASALQGVFAPLEWQANAINAERIAEERGVEVTESKTRQIEDFNNLVTVEVSDGDHTVTVEGTQFAGDDPRIVRIQGYRVEAIPHGHMLVVRNRDEPGVIGYIGSIMGEYDVNIAGMFNNRESRGGEALTVYNLDSAPSEELLAELRGDDRIVETTHISLDNGE; this is translated from the coding sequence ATGAACGTCGTAGTCACGGATGCTGTCGACGACGCGGGCCTGGCCCGGTTGCGTCAGGCGGGTCACGACGTCGAACTGGCCACGGACGCCGACCGCGAGGAGTTGCTCGAAGCGGTCGCAGACGCCCACGCACTGATCGTCCGATCGGGGACGACCGTCGACGAGGAACTGCTCGATGCCGCGCCCGAACTCGTCATCGTCGGGCGCGCGGGAATCGGTATCGACAACATCGACGTCGAGGCCGCGACCGACCGCGGGGTCGTCGTCGCGAACGCACCGGACAGCAACGTCCGGGCGACGGCCGAACACGCGGTTGCCCTCTCCTTTGCGGCCGCCCGGAAGATCCCGCAGGGGCACATGCAGCTGAAAGACGGCTACTGGGCGAAAGGGGACATCCTCGGCTCGGAGTTCAACGGCAAGACGCTGGGGGTCGTCGGACTGGGCCGGATCGGCCAGGAGGTCGCGAAACGGCTCGGCAACCTGGAGATGGACCTGGTGGCGTACGATCCGTATCTCAGCGAAGAGCGGGCCCGACAGCTGGGCGTCGAGCTGGTCGAGGACATCGAGACCTGCTTCCAGAAGGCCGATTTCGTCACGCTACACACGCCCAAGACGGCCGAGACGGACAACTTCGTCGACGAGGAGCTGCTGGCCGAACTGGAAGACGGCTATCTGATCAACTGTGCCCGGGGCGGACTGGTCGACGAGCAAGCGCTGGCGGAGGCCGTCGAGGACGAGATCCTCTACGGGGCGGCCGTCGACGTCTTCGACGAGGAGCCGGTCGATCCGGACAACCCGTTGCTGGCGGCCGAAAACGTGATCGTGACCCCCCACATCGCCGCCAACACCGAATCGGCGAAACAGAACGTCTCGATCAGCATCGCCGATCAGATCATCGCGGCCTTCGACGACGAGATCGTCACGAACGCCGTCAACGCGCCCTCGTCGGGGGAAGACATCTACCCGACGATCCGGCCGTACGTCCGGATCGCCGAGACGGCGGGCAAGATCGCGATGCAGTTGCTGGGCGGACACATCGAGTCGGTCGAGATCACGTACGCCGGCGAGATCGCCGAGGAGACCGTCGACGTCGTGACCGCCAGTGCGCTCCAGGGCGTGTTCGCACCGCTGGAGTGGCAGGCCAACGCGATCAACGCCGAACGGATCGCCGAGGAGCGCGGCGTCGAGGTCACCGAGTCGAAGACCCGACAGATCGAGGACTTCAACAACCTCGTGACCGTCGAGGTCAGCGACGGCGACCACACCGTCACCGTCGAGGGGACCCAGTTCGCGGGCGACGACCCGCGCATCGTCCGCATCCAGGGCTACCGCGTCGAGGCGATCCCCCACGGCCACATGCTCGTCGTCCGCAACCGTGACGAGCCCGGCGTCATCGGGTATATCGGCTCGATTATGGGGGAGTACGACGTCAATATCGCGGGGATGTTCAACAACCGCGAATCGCGCGGCGGCGAAGCGCTCACAGTCTACAACCTCGACAGCGCGCCCAGCGAGGAGCTGCTCGCGGAGCTTCGAGGGGACGACCGCATCGTCGAGACGACGCACATCTCCCTGGACAACGGCGAGTAG
- a CDS encoding PAS domain-containing sensor histidine kinase: protein MGGPPAVETLHALFVDPDGRITPVLDHLEECSVPVETQSVPSVSAAVEAVRNEHVDLLVVLGARETDAEPAVDGIDAYDRAREAVDVPIAVYDYNWDNKQLKAALERNIHTIKGVPEAPKLVCRQLRSAAGMEVDPRTDSELLESLLEYYPHQLFLKDDVGRFEGASAKTAEEFGLTRSEIVGLTDYDILDPETARATYREEQALLESGDPDIERIEHYVDDQGRDRWVSITKAPRYDEAGEPIGIVGSSRDVTEEKRKEYMVREVHAATERLVRMESKADIGKTAMELTADIPVVSRIQVVLSDATNDPEPLAIDGGDSLYESYHEQFERVIETDQPQYLTTDGRTADVYSDERDVSIAILPLDEHGALGFAADGETFTEFGIDLANILASSLEAALDRAERERELAGQNERLEEFASIVSHDLRNPLNVASASTELLAEETDSEHIDRIDSALERMEHLIEALLTLARRGQIVGETQPVSLDAVANDAWKVVETPDATLVVEDSMTVMADRDRLIEMLENLFRNAIEHGRRDATVRVGTHGEGFYVADDGDGVDPDVRQKVFEMGYSQAPDGTGYGLYIVSTIAQAHGWDVTVTDSADGGARFEFGGVSVRN from the coding sequence ATGGGTGGTCCACCGGCAGTCGAGACGCTGCACGCGCTGTTTGTCGATCCGGACGGGCGGATCACGCCCGTGCTGGATCACCTGGAGGAGTGTTCAGTACCTGTCGAGACCCAGTCAGTGCCATCGGTGTCAGCGGCCGTCGAGGCAGTCCGAAACGAGCACGTGGACCTACTGGTCGTGCTCGGGGCTCGGGAGACCGACGCCGAGCCGGCGGTCGACGGGATCGACGCGTACGACCGGGCACGCGAGGCGGTGGACGTACCGATCGCCGTCTACGATTACAACTGGGACAACAAACAGCTGAAAGCAGCGCTCGAACGCAATATCCACACGATCAAAGGCGTCCCCGAGGCGCCGAAGCTCGTCTGTCGACAGTTGCGAAGCGCCGCGGGAATGGAAGTCGACCCACGAACGGACAGCGAACTGCTCGAATCGCTGCTCGAGTACTACCCCCATCAGTTGTTTTTGAAGGACGACGTTGGCCGGTTCGAGGGGGCAAGCGCGAAGACGGCCGAGGAGTTCGGCCTCACTCGGTCGGAAATCGTCGGTCTGACCGACTACGACATTCTGGACCCGGAGACCGCGAGGGCGACCTATCGGGAGGAGCAGGCACTGCTCGAAAGCGGTGACCCGGACATCGAGCGCATCGAACACTACGTCGACGACCAGGGCCGGGATCGGTGGGTGTCGATCACGAAAGCGCCACGGTACGACGAGGCCGGCGAGCCGATCGGGATCGTCGGTTCGAGCCGGGACGTGACCGAGGAAAAGCGCAAGGAGTACATGGTCAGAGAGGTCCACGCCGCCACGGAGCGGCTCGTCCGCATGGAGTCGAAAGCCGACATCGGAAAGACAGCGATGGAGCTGACAGCGGACATTCCCGTCGTCTCGCGGATACAGGTCGTGCTGAGCGACGCGACGAACGACCCGGAACCACTCGCGATCGACGGTGGCGACTCGCTGTACGAGAGCTACCACGAGCAGTTCGAGCGCGTGATAGAGACTGACCAGCCGCAGTATCTGACGACGGACGGACGGACTGCGGACGTATACTCCGACGAGCGGGACGTCTCGATCGCGATCCTGCCGCTCGACGAGCACGGGGCGCTCGGATTCGCCGCGGACGGAGAGACGTTCACCGAGTTCGGCATCGACCTGGCGAATATTCTGGCATCGAGCCTGGAGGCGGCACTCGACCGGGCCGAGCGCGAGCGCGAACTCGCCGGCCAGAACGAGCGCCTCGAGGAGTTCGCCAGCATCGTCAGCCACGATCTGCGAAACCCGCTGAACGTCGCCAGCGCCTCGACCGAGTTGCTCGCCGAGGAGACGGATTCCGAGCATATCGACCGAATCGACAGCGCGCTCGAACGGATGGAGCACCTCATCGAAGCGCTGCTGACACTCGCCCGCCGGGGACAGATCGTCGGCGAGACCCAGCCCGTCTCGCTCGACGCTGTCGCGAACGACGCCTGGAAGGTCGTCGAAACGCCAGACGCGACGTTGGTCGTCGAGGACTCGATGACCGTCATGGCCGACCGGGACCGACTGATCGAGATGCTGGAAAACCTCTTTCGCAACGCTATCGAACACGGCCGCCGGGACGCGACGGTCCGGGTCGGTACCCACGGCGAGGGATTCTACGTCGCCGACGACGGTGACGGGGTCGACCCGGACGTCCGGCAGAAGGTCTTCGAGATGGGGTACTCACAGGCCCCGGACGGAACCGGCTACGGGCTGTACATCGTCTCGACGATCGCACAGGCCCACGGCTGGGATGTGACAGTTACCGACTCCGCTGACGGCGGCGCACGCTTCGAATTCGGGGGCGTGTCAGTCCGGAACTAG
- the thrC gene encoding threonine synthase yields the protein MADLQLDEPEPEVADDGVWLTCIECGETFAPFEGIRYTCDSCGGLLEVRYADLPTFEDFDSAAIADGVWRYDAALPFEEGVSLPEGGTPLHDVPRLEDDLGVERLRIKHEGMNPTGSFKDRGMTVGVRVAEKVGVDRLACASTGNTSAALSAYGARADLETLVLLPAGKVAAGKIAQASLHGARILEVDGNFDRCLDIVQDLADRGEAYLLNSLNPFRLEGQKTIGLEILEQFHAEEGAYPDRIVLPVGNAGNTAALYKAFRELVESGALDESDVPKLTGVQAAGSAPMVEAIEEGWEGIERWEDVETIATAIRIGNPVNAPKALPGIRETGGTAVAVSDEEITAAQRDLAGEGVGVEPASAASVAGLRKLRHEGVIEADEQVVCLTTGHLLKDPDAAAAAGSEPEPVPDETDAVLDHLAE from the coding sequence ATGGCTGACCTGCAACTCGACGAGCCCGAACCCGAAGTCGCCGACGACGGCGTCTGGCTGACCTGCATCGAGTGTGGTGAGACGTTCGCGCCGTTCGAGGGGATCCGCTATACCTGCGATTCGTGTGGCGGACTGCTCGAAGTGCGCTACGCCGATCTGCCGACCTTCGAGGATTTCGATTCGGCCGCGATCGCCGACGGCGTCTGGCGGTACGACGCCGCGCTCCCCTTCGAGGAGGGCGTCTCGCTGCCCGAAGGCGGGACGCCACTGCACGACGTGCCCCGCCTGGAAGACGACCTCGGCGTCGAGCGACTCCGCATCAAACACGAAGGGATGAACCCGACCGGTTCGTTCAAGGACCGCGGGATGACCGTCGGCGTTCGCGTCGCCGAGAAAGTCGGCGTCGACCGACTCGCCTGTGCGTCGACGGGCAACACCTCGGCGGCGCTGTCGGCCTACGGCGCACGTGCCGACCTCGAAACGCTGGTGCTCCTCCCGGCCGGTAAGGTCGCCGCGGGCAAGATCGCTCAGGCGAGTCTCCACGGCGCACGCATCCTCGAGGTCGACGGCAACTTCGATCGCTGTCTGGACATCGTCCAGGACCTCGCGGATCGCGGGGAGGCGTACCTGCTGAACTCGCTGAACCCCTTCCGCCTGGAGGGTCAGAAGACGATCGGCCTCGAAATCCTGGAGCAGTTCCACGCCGAGGAGGGGGCCTACCCCGATCGGATCGTCCTGCCTGTCGGCAACGCGGGCAACACCGCAGCGCTGTACAAGGCCTTCCGTGAACTGGTCGAGAGCGGCGCACTCGACGAGTCTGACGTACCGAAACTGACCGGCGTCCAGGCCGCGGGCTCGGCGCCGATGGTCGAGGCGATCGAGGAAGGCTGGGAGGGCATCGAACGCTGGGAAGACGTCGAGACGATCGCGACGGCGATACGGATCGGCAACCCGGTCAACGCGCCGAAGGCGCTCCCGGGGATCCGCGAGACGGGTGGGACCGCCGTCGCGGTCTCCGACGAGGAGATCACGGCCGCACAGCGCGACCTGGCTGGCGAAGGCGTCGGCGTCGAACCCGCCTCGGCAGCCTCGGTCGCCGGCCTGCGCAAGCTCCGTCACGAGGGCGTCATCGAGGCTGACGAACAGGTCGTCTGTCTCACGACCGGTCACCTGTTGAAGGACCCCGACGCCGCGGCGGCAGCCGGCAGCGAACCCGAACCCGTCCCCGACGAGACCGACGCCGTACTCGATCATCTCGCCGAGTAG
- a CDS encoding digeranylgeranylglycerophospholipid reductase — protein sequence MSDRFDVVVAGAGPAGAQSARDIAARGYDVVVLETEPESQFPRQSNKSTGGTFPSMLTAFNVPDDVVMQFTDSVVLESPNHHFEQPQAGAVLEFADFKQFLVEASRENGAEYRFDARVSGPVMDDGEIVGVEYNGDQEVYGDVVIDATGPAAPLAKALGVSDLQREKQAIGIEQEFEGVDLDHPEHADLNDAMMLRLDHEYAPGGYAWIFHTGEDTAKVGVCYIQNDQYRQHASADRTIDGYLQHWLETDPRFEDAEPIEGKQHRGSAHIQSPTGLSTDNFMAIGDTVPTIDPLWGEGINKGMQSARAAAITVDHCLTPDDPDTSAENISVYDDLWHETVAPKMDSRLFMTELMYFAPNDRYDQFMRDLDQLDLQTMRRANEGSWRAISKLLHPGDAPLLAKFAVNYLRT from the coding sequence ATGTCCGACCGCTTCGACGTGGTTGTCGCCGGGGCCGGTCCGGCCGGCGCCCAATCCGCACGCGACATCGCCGCGAGGGGGTACGACGTCGTCGTGCTGGAGACCGAACCGGAGTCGCAGTTCCCGCGCCAGAGCAACAAATCGACCGGGGGGACGTTCCCGTCGATGCTCACCGCGTTCAACGTCCCCGACGACGTCGTGATGCAGTTCACCGACAGCGTCGTCCTCGAATCGCCGAACCACCACTTCGAACAGCCGCAGGCCGGCGCAGTCCTGGAGTTCGCCGACTTCAAGCAGTTCCTCGTCGAGGCCAGCCGAGAGAACGGTGCCGAATACCGCTTCGACGCCCGCGTGTCCGGTCCCGTCATGGACGACGGAGAGATCGTCGGCGTCGAGTACAACGGCGATCAGGAGGTCTACGGCGACGTGGTGATCGACGCGACCGGGCCGGCGGCCCCGCTCGCCAAGGCGCTCGGCGTCAGCGACTTGCAGCGCGAGAAGCAGGCGATCGGGATCGAACAGGAGTTCGAGGGCGTCGACCTCGATCATCCCGAGCACGCCGACCTCAACGACGCGATGATGCTCCGGCTCGACCACGAGTACGCGCCCGGCGGCTACGCCTGGATCTTCCACACCGGCGAGGACACCGCCAAGGTCGGAGTCTGCTACATTCAGAACGATCAGTACCGGCAACACGCCAGTGCCGACCGGACTATCGACGGCTACCTGCAACACTGGCTCGAAACCGATCCGCGGTTCGAAGACGCCGAACCAATCGAGGGCAAGCAACACCGCGGGTCGGCGCACATCCAGTCGCCGACCGGCCTGAGCACGGACAACTTCATGGCGATCGGTGACACCGTGCCGACGATCGACCCGCTATGGGGTGAGGGGATCAACAAGGGCATGCAATCCGCTCGCGCCGCCGCGATCACGGTCGATCACTGCCTGACGCCCGACGACCCCGATACGTCCGCCGAGAACATCTCCGTCTACGACGATCTCTGGCACGAGACGGTCGCCCCGAAGATGGACTCGCGGCTGTTCATGACCGAGCTGATGTATTTCGCGCCGAACGACCGCTACGATCAGTTCATGCGCGACCTCGACCAGCTCGATCTCCAGACGATGCGACGGGCCAACGAGGGGAGCTGGCGTGCGATCTCGAAACTGCTCCATCCCGGCGACGCACCCCTCCTGGCGAAGTTCGCAGTCAACTACCTGCGCACCTGA
- a CDS encoding aldo/keto reductase, protein MELGYVPLGRTGLQVSELAFGTWRFGRKTDQDSIEIPEERAYELLDAYEEAGGRFIDTADIYGDGDSERWIGNWLAQRDRSEYVIASKVYWPTREDNPNFSGLSRTHVRRQVDAILDRLGTDYLDVLYIHRWDDATPAEQLMRTLNGVVEDGKVNFLGASTHVPDAWHIAKANEIAERYGFEPFTVSQPRYNLVNREVEDTYLDMCADYGIELVPWSPLGQGVLTGKYSREDMPEDSTASEDEGWEEYYLTEENFQVVDEVRAVAEEVDATPAQVSLAWLMHHQSVAAPIVGARTVDQLEENLGAATVELSGEQFERLAEAKASPLEGI, encoded by the coding sequence ATGGAACTGGGATACGTCCCGCTGGGACGCACGGGCCTACAGGTGAGCGAGCTCGCGTTCGGGACCTGGCGGTTCGGCCGCAAGACCGACCAGGATTCGATCGAGATCCCCGAAGAACGGGCCTACGAGCTACTGGATGCCTACGAGGAGGCGGGCGGGCGGTTCATCGACACCGCCGACATCTACGGCGACGGCGACAGCGAGCGCTGGATCGGCAACTGGCTCGCCCAGCGCGACCGCAGCGAGTACGTCATCGCCTCGAAGGTCTACTGGCCGACACGGGAGGACAACCCCAACTTCAGCGGCCTCTCGCGGACCCACGTCCGCCGGCAGGTCGATGCGATTCTCGACCGCCTCGGGACGGACTACCTCGATGTCCTGTACATCCACCGCTGGGACGACGCCACGCCGGCCGAGCAGCTGATGCGCACGCTCAACGGTGTCGTCGAGGACGGGAAAGTCAACTTCCTCGGAGCCTCGACGCACGTCCCCGACGCCTGGCATATCGCCAAGGCCAACGAAATCGCCGAGCGCTACGGTTTCGAGCCGTTCACCGTCTCTCAGCCGCGCTATAATCTCGTCAACCGCGAGGTCGAGGACACCTATCTGGACATGTGCGCCGACTACGGGATCGAACTCGTCCCGTGGAGCCCGCTTGGGCAGGGCGTTCTGACGGGGAAATACAGCCGTGAGGACATGCCGGAGGACTCGACGGCCTCGGAAGACGAAGGCTGGGAAGAGTACTACCTGACCGAGGAGAACTTCCAGGTGGTCGACGAGGTCCGGGCGGTCGCCGAGGAAGTCGACGCCACGCCCGCCCAGGTCAGCCTGGCCTGGCTGATGCACCACCAGAGCGTCGCGGCACCGATCGTCGGCGCACGAACCGTCGACCAACTCGAGGAAAACCTCGGCGCGGCCACCGTCGAGTTGAGCGGCGAGCAGTTCGAGCGACTGGCCGAGGCGAAAGCGTCGCCGCTCGAGGGGATCTGA